TTATGCCTTGGTGTAATAACAACTATGTTCactcatctcatctcatcgcGCCGGAGGTGAAtcaacaaatttttcaaaaaaactgaaaaagaaataattCGTGTATGGTGATGGTTGATTTCGTGTATGGTGCTCTGATGGAGGGGCGAATTTTGTACAATTTGAGTGGCGAAACACTTCTCAAGTTGGCTACATTTGTCATACAAACAACAGGTTTCTGTTCTCGGCCAGCCGTAACCCCTCGCCCCTAAGAGTCCATATCTGAATGTCTTTGCCTACTGCTGCTCACGcaaatgctgctgctactgcAAGAAGGACGGGACCTAACTTGAATATCGTTATTTCTTGTCCTGAATGTAAAGTATATCCTCCTAAAGTTGTCGAGAGATTTAGTGAAGGTGACATTGTGTGTGCTCTGTGTGGGTTGGTCCTTTCTGATAGGATTGTGGACACTAGATCAGAGTGGCGTACTTTTTCCAACGATGATCAGAATGGAGATGATCCCAGTCGTGTGGGCGAGGCTTCAAATCCGTTGTTGGATGGCAATCATTTATCTACCAGAATTGGTCAAGCACAAGGTAGTGATGTGAAGTTGACCCGAGAATTAAATAGAGCGCAAAGCAAGTCGATTGTTGATAAGAAGGATAACGAGTTGCAAGCTTCATACGCTAAGATCACGATGATGTGTGATGCGGCCGAGTTACCGAAGATTGTCAAGGATTGCGCCAAAGAAGCATACAAGCTTTGTTTTGAAGAGCGTGCATTGAAGGGTAAGTCTCAGGAGAGTATAATGGCCTCTGTAATCTTGTTAGGGTGCCGAAGGGCAGAAGTTGGTAGGTCTTTTAAGGAAATCCTGTCTCTAACAAACGTTAGAAAGAAGGAAATTGGCAAGACGCTgaatataattaaaaaaattctacGAGAAAAGAATGATAGAGGTTTTGTCAACATTGACACTGCAAATATATCGACTGGTCAAACGAGTGCCGAGACTTTTATTCCAAGATTCTGCTCTCACTTGGGATTATCAGTTCAAGTTGCAAACGCTGCAGAGTACATTGCCAAACATGCAAAGGACATTAATGTATTGGCGGGTAGATCACCCATTACCATAGCAGCATCAGCCATCTATATGGCGAATctattattcaaatttaaCATTACACCTGCTCAGATTAGTTCTACGCTGCAAGTCACTGAAGGTACCGTTAAAGGTGGATACAAGGTACTATATGAGCATAAGGAAAAGGTCGTGGATCCTGAGCTGGTTTCGAGTGGCAAGGTGAGCTTTGATGATCTCCCAAAGGTTAGTGATAAAGGGGATAAATAAGCTTACGGATATAGTGTTGTGTAATTTCAGGatgtgttttttttcaaatatacaTGTACAGAACTGTTCTTGTTATTCTACATTCTGGTTATGAAGTAGCCTACGCACTGTGAGtttataaatttaaaaaaataccataTAACTgtgctatatatatgaatgACATTCATTGCTATCAAGACTAAAGTAGTACCAGACTCACAATTCTTGTGGAAAGGATTAAAATTTAGATGATGGACGATTAAACTTGGAAAAATCTGCCATAGAAAAAGCAGTTCTTATTGTGCCATCAGATAATGCAGGGGATACAACACCTGATGCAAGTCTATCTTGCATTGAAAATTCCTCTTCAGATTTCTGGGAGCTTTGattcaacatgctcctACTTCTGAATTGAAATCCGTCTCTTTCAACATTAAATCTATTAGAAGACAAAATACCTTCCTCTAGTTCACATAAAGGATCCACAAATGGAATTTCATTgtatttaatttttttaaatttgttttGGAGATAATGAATACTGTTTCTGATGCCTGAGAAATTTAAATTCTGGGATAGACGAAGTTTTACAACAGCCACGTAAATGACGAAGCATACTAGCAAGAGCAGCATGACATGATATGAAAAGTGCATGAATCCTTGTACAGAAGAGTCAAAGGAACCCGTTGAGAGAGAGCCTGAAATATACTTCACACCTAGTTTCTTTCTATAGGAGCTTGGCATCAGCCCTACAACCTTTTTCTTAGTACCTACTTTAACCATCCCCGATGCATACAAAAGAATTTTGCCCAATGTCCAAGAAATTTCTGTACCATCTATTTCATCTGCGCTAAGGAATGAGATATGTTTTGGGACATTTGCTCCTTCATCAACGTTTTTTGAACTGTCTATTCCAAGGCGTGGAAAACCGAACCCTTCATGTAGAACATTAATAACCCAATTTGCTTTAAAACACGCATCCCGCAGCAAATCTTCATCTAAGTTATTATAAAGGCCTTTTTgattgttttcttttaaaacAGACCAATCGCTCTCACAGAATTCTTTGACTTTCATACTAAACTCCACATGATTGTACTCGCCTCCCAGCTTAAAGATATCGTTAGTAGTATACCAATATTCAGACACCCCCAAAAACCtatccttttcaaaatcaatctTTGGAGCATGAACACCGTTAAATAAGCACGAGTCTTCCTTACATGGTTTGTTCTTAGCCAAGAGAGGATACATATATCTGCTGCACTGATCGTAGTTTCCTGATCCGATAACATTAAATGTTACGTTATCAAGAGTAAAGGTGGTTTTAGCATTTTTAGGCAAACAAGGGTCTGTCAATTCATTACTTACAGAATTTTCACAATCATTGCAGGCTGATATATGATCATCTAAGTTGACCAATTGGGATAAATATCTTTTCCGCGTTTCATTAGTGCCAAAGTTCAGCCAAGTACCAGCAAAAACTTGCCATGTCTGAACATCGCCATTCACgctttttaatataattGTAGATACATCCTCAGAATGAGCCTGCAACTCCTGTTCGTTGTTCGGCTTAAATGCAATTTGAGTTGAAGCTCCACCCATATCCATGAAGCCATATGAATCATGTAATTCAACGGACGTATCATAAACATTAAAATAACCCTTTAAATAGTTCAAAGCAAGCCATCCGTATAGCCCTTCAGTTTCACCATCAATAGTTTGTACTTGCATCTCACAGTtatgaaataaaaactcCGTATCATGGCGGATTTTACGGCAAAGGTGCTCAGTAATCTTATCTCGCTTGTGCTGGGGAACCAACCTCATACCTGCAGTTGATTGAATAAATACAGGAGTATCCTTAATTTTATCCTTCGGAATAATCGTCTCTGAAAACTTCAATAGTGACTTAATATGTCCCTTGAACGCTTTATCTGGTTTATCTTGGAAACTTGATAGCCCAGGAGTAAACTTCTTAGTCCAGTTCTTGTTGCAGTATATGTGAGGCACTGAGCGTAAAATCGCAGCATTATCATCAGTGTTTCCTTCCAATAGGTATCCTGGATCTTGCCACTTGTATACATAAATCCTAGAGCCTGATGACCCTGCATCAATCACCACCCCATACCTATCATGTTCACTATCCTCTGATTCGTTCTTTTCCATTGTAAAATAGATAGGAACAACAAACTTTTATATTACTTTATACCCAAATTCCAGCTAAATGAGTTGCAGCAAAAATAGCTTATCAGTGTATTTGGTTATTGGTGTAATTGAATATAAACTGTGGACAGCAGGGTGTGTGCTATGTGGTTTAAACTATATGATgtaaaattgaaaaaatccATGTTacgatatatatatatatagtatcATGTCTTAAGTCATATGATACAAGAATGAACAAAATATACAGAAAGCACTGCTATTTTTCTATCTTAGATAGCCTTAAATAGCAAATTTAGTTGTCTAATCACTGTTAGCGGTTTCTAGTATTCCTGAAGAGTGTACAATTTTCACTTTATTCTTGTCAGTCCCATCATCTACCGACAGTTTCACTGCGACTTTGCCAACCTCATCGGCATAAACAGGGCAACCAAGAAGATATTGCAGTTTACCTCTGTATATCCAACTAGCAAGCTTCGTAATTAGACTGCGGCCAAAGCCAGTGTAATTGGAGTCTCTTTCTCCTAATAGAACTCCTGGCCTCAATAAAATAGTTCTTTCGAAGCCTAA
This region of Eremothecium cymbalariae DBVPG#7215 chromosome 4, complete sequence genomic DNA includes:
- the SUA7 gene encoding transcription factor TFIIB (similar to Ashbya gossypii ADR007C), with protein sequence MSLPTAAHANAAATARRTGPNLNIVISCPECKVYPPKVVERFSEGDIVCALCGLVLSDRIVDTRSEWRTFSNDDQNGDDPSRVGEASNPLLDGNHLSTRIGQAQGSDVKLTRELNRAQSKSIVDKKDNELQASYAKITMMCDAAELPKIVKDCAKEAYKLCFEERALKGKSQESIMASVILLGCRRAEVGRSFKEILSLTNVRKKEIGKTLNIIKKILREKNDRGFVNIDTANISTGQTSAETFIPRFCSHLGLSVQVANAAEYIAKHAKDINVLAGRSPITIAASAIYMANLLFKFNITPAQISSTLQVTEGTVKGGYKVLYEHKEKVVDPELVSSGKVSFDDLPKVSDKGDK
- the YND1 gene encoding apyrase (similar to Ashbya gossypii ADR006W) produces the protein MEKNESEDSEHDRYGVVIDAGSSGSRIYVYKWQDPGYLLEGNTDDNAAILRSVPHIYCNKNWTKKFTPGLSSFQDKPDKAFKGHIKSLLKFSETIIPKDKIKDTPVFIQSTAGMRLVPQHKRDKITEHLCRKIRHDTEFLFHNCEMQVQTIDGETEGLYGWLALNYLKGYFNVYDTSVELHDSYGFMDMGGASTQIAFKPNNEQELQAHSEDVSTIILKSVNGDVQTWQVFAGTWLNFGTNETRKRYLSQLVNLDDHISACNDCENSVSNELTDPCLPKNAKTTFTLDNVTFNVIGSGNYDQCSRYMYPLLAKNKPCKEDSCLFNGVHAPKIDFEKDRFLGVSEYWYTTNDIFKLGGEYNHVEFSMKVKEFCESDWSVLKENNQKGLYNNLDEDLLRDACFKANWVINVLHEGFGFPRLGIDSSKNVDEGANVPKHISFLSADEIDGTEISWTLGKILLYASGMVKVGTKKKVVGLMPSSYRKKLGVKYISGSLSTGSFDSSVQGFMHFSYHVMLLLLVCFVIYVAVVKLRLSQNLNFSGIRNSIHYLQNKFKKIKYNEIPFVDPLCELEEGILSSNRFNVERDGFQFRSRSMLNQSSQKSEEEFSMQDRLASGVVSPALSDGTIRTAFSMADFSKFNRPSSKF